Sequence from the Mixophyes fleayi isolate aMixFle1 chromosome 4, aMixFle1.hap1, whole genome shotgun sequence genome:
ATAATGCTGCAGCTCGTTTAGAGAAAGatttggtggctctgaaaagagcctttgtgctgtGTGTAAGTCAGTGCCGAGTCCTTATGCCCTCTCCCCTCGGATCCTGCGGGCCAGCTGGATGTCTTTGGGCATGATGGTCACCCTCTTAGCGTGGATGGCGCACAGGTTGGTGTCCTCGAAGAGCCCCACCAGATAAGCCTCGCTGGCCTCTTGCAGAGCCATGACAGCCGAGCTCTGGAAGCGCAGGTCGGTCTTGAAGTCCTGGGCGATCTCCCGCACCAAGCGCTGGAAGGGCAGCTTGCGGATCAACAGCTCAGTGGACTTCTGGTAGCGGCGGATCTCCCTCAGAGCGACGGTGCCTGGCCGGTAACGGTGAGGTTTCTTCACACCACCGGTAGCTGGGGCGCTCTTCCGGGCGGCTTTAGTTGCCAGCTGCTTGCGGGGAGCTTTCCCACCGGTGGACTTACGAGCGGTCTGCTTGGTCCTGGCCATAGTTCTACTGATTCTATAAAGAATATAAGATGCAGATTCTTAACAATCCTATTTATACAGTGTGCTGCAATGCAATTGGATGAGTTAAGAACGCCCTTCAAATTGATTGGCTTAAAAACTGCGTCTTAACTTTCAAAATGCCCGCCTAAATTCTTTGCTTATTACTTGACTcgtaatttttaatattatatattattataacttaAGAAGGCCTGGCAAGCTCTCGAATTAAATgatgtgtaataataaaaaattaagtgtTTCCAGTCACGATaattacaatgtatgtaaaaaagcTATCCACATTGACCACACGGGGGTGCCATTGCATCACATTCAGCGAAGACGAGAGGGATAATAACTAGGGATAGTAAAAGGATTCGAACCACGTCAGGGAATATAATCACTTTTGTAGATCTATATTTATGCCTTGTTGATAATGACAAACACGGGTTTTAAATTATCGATCTGAAATCACTGtgcaattatttgtatttgtgatCCAATGTTTTCCTGCTCTTCTTGGAGTCTCCACGGCCGAGGCCTCTGCTGGAGGCTTTGATTGTTTCAGACATTTTTCCCGCACAAAACCAAACCACTGGTGACCTGGGGTCACTATATATCCGAATACGTAGGTGGCTATAATAGCCCTGGACAATGCCTTTTCATTACATCAGGTGGTTTGCTTAGCAAAAATTCGATTAATGTTCCCTTCCTCCCAATGCCAACTGAAGGGGATGAAGGGAAGCTGGACAAGTTACCAGCAGTTCCCGCAGACCGCAAGGGGTTGTTGAGATGACCTGAACACAACAAGCTGTGTTTGTCTGTGAACATCTGCAGTCGTTTCTACCTGTGGCAGCTGACTATCTCAAGCTCTAGGCTGCTGGTAATCATCTATTGAGAGTTATCTGGTAGGACCCTGCCATTAATGTATGGATAAGAGAGATGAGACCCGTTGTAGATGGTAAAGAGGTCGGATATGTTTTTAGTACCTTTGATAAGCTTACTCAGCAGCAAATGTCAGCACATGATTTACAGCTGACAAGCTGGAGAACGAGCAGACACTATCATATGTCCTATAAAGGTCTCATTACTTCCCTCAAAAGAAACACAAAAGAGATCGCAGACATCCTGGAACTGCAGAGAAGGAATAGTGGGCGTGGCTTCGCTATCCACCAATAAACACAGCGGCTGGTTCTTTATCTCAGCCAATGGCCGCATATCCCTGAGCTGTATATAAATTCTTGGTTGAACAAGTCCTACAACTAAACGTGTCAGTTTGAGCATAGAGTCATAGTCATTTGTATTGGAGGATGTCTGAGCCAGTCCCAGCCGCAGCGCCTGCTCCTCCAGCAGAGGCCCCCGCCAAGAGTAAGCGGCCCAAGAAAGCAGCTTCAGCAGGATCCATGAAGAGCAGCAAAGCGTCCGGTCCCAGCGTGTCTGAGCAGATTGTAAAGGTGGCAGCTGCATCCAAGGAGCGTAATGGGATTTCCCTGGCCGCTGTGAAGAAAGCTCTGGCTGCCGGAGGATACGATGTGGAGAAGAACAACAGCCGCCTGAAGTTGGCGATCAAGAGCTTGGTGACCAAAGAAACCCTCATCCAGGTGAAAGGCAGCGGTGCCTCCGGCTCCTTTAAGCTGAACAAGAAACAGTTGGACAGCAAGGACAAGGCGGTGAAGAAGGCAGCAGTGGCCAAAGCCAAGAAAGTATCCAAGTCCCCCAAGAAGGCTCCGAGCGCATCCAAGAGCCCTAAAAAGGCGAAAAAACCGGCAGTTGCCAAGAAGGCTGCAAAAAGCCCAAAGAAGCCAAAAGTCGCTGTGAAATCCAAGAAGGTGGCCAAGAGCCCGACCAAGAAGGCAGCGAAGCCTAAAGTGACCAAGAGCCCGGCCAAGAAGGCGGCTAAGCCTAAAGTGGCCAAGAAGGCAGCGAAGCCTAAAGTGaccaagagcccggctaagaaAGCAGCGAAGCCCAAGAAGACAGCTCCTAAGAAGAAGTAAAACTGCAGATCCGCACTCCGGTGCCCCgttacacaaaggctcttttgagagccaCCCACTCGGTCTTGACTGAGCTATAATGTACCCCCCCATCCATCCTCTATCTTTTACCCTGTGGTGGTGACTGCTTCTGGCTCAACAAAGCAGATGTGAACCCCTTATGGTCCCCGGTAACAAATACCTCCAGACATCTGACTAGTTTACACACACATTGATAGTTACATACACATAACGTCAGTGCACCGTGACAATGGTTATTTTCTATAAGCAATTATGTCGCTCTTCTACACCCCGTGTGTAGCTTCATAAACCGTTTACTGCCCCTGAACAAAATGAGCAAAGGACGGAAACTCCTTATGTTTATATTACGGTATTATTTTCTTACTAGGTCATACGCTATACAACTGCTACCTATTGGACGGTTATGTCAGATTATTTAAATCCAGTGATTATCATCAAGTATTTGTTATCGACACCATAGGAAGCTTGTATTGGTCTCCGATTCACTGTGCTGACAAGTGTCATACACCGTAGTAACGTATCTCTTATATACTATTACTGTGTGTAAATCAATACTACCACCGTGTGATCAGTAGTGACGTCTGCCGTTTATCAGATACATTGTAATTTTTAAGATTGTTTACAATAAATGGTTTTCTAGTCTTTCAACTTTAATTCGGGAGCCTGTCAGGTCTTACGTAGGTAAAATTCTAATAGTAATATTATCGCTTCAGATTTAAGTGGTAAGCAAAATATAAAGCAGGCGTTCTGAAGGACGCAAGGAATATTAAATGAAAGTTTGAAGGACTGAACAGCAGAATCTGAGGAGAAAAGGCTGTTTCTCGTCTAGCTCAATAGTAAAACTGTCAGTGAGCTTCCGACTATCCAGATAAAGCAATAAGTAATGTATAAAGCTCTCGCAAGAAAATGTGGGTGgccctgaaaagagcctttgtgttgtgggggtgtcagtggggagtaaatcacttgctcttagctgccttgtggctctcggtcttcttgggcagcagcacggcctggatgttgggcaggacgcCTCCCTGGGCGATCGTCACCCCACCGAGCAGCTTGTTTAGCTCTTCATCGTTGCGCACAGCCAGCtgcaggtggcgggggatgatgcgggtcttcttgttatcacgggcGGCATTTCCTGCCAACTCCAGAATCTCAGCCGTTAGGTACTCGAGCACGGCGGCCAGATAGACAGGAGCTCCGGCTCCCACACGCTCGGCATAATTACCCTTTCTCAAAAGACGGTGAACACGTCCAACTGGAAACTGAAGCCCAGCCCGAGATGAGCGAGTCTTGGCCTTAGCCCGGGTCTTTCCGCCTTGTTTGCCTCTACCAGACATTTTCAGTTGCGTATTTCGTAATAAACTACTGTGATTAAACTCCTCCCTCATCCttttatttatacctttcagTGACAAACTCCTGCATCTCTGATTGGTCTGTTTTCGGACTAGCCAATGCAGCTGATGTTCAGGTATCCACCAATCCGTATAAGATAGAGGTGGGTATGATATTGAAACACATCACATGACATGACTAGCCAATAGCATATAGAGCTGGATATAAGTCTTATTTACATGGGCTGCCTATAAATAGGGCGATTGTGGGAGGTGCAAGTAATAGTCGCTGACTCACTGACCAGTATTTGTTTTAAGAATGCCTGATCCAGCAAAGTCTGCTCCTGCGGCCAAAAAGGGCTCCAAGAAAGCCGTgaccaagacccagaagaaagatgggaagaagcgtagaaagaccaggaaggagagttatgctatctacgtgtacaaggtgctgaagcaggtccaccctgataccggcatctcctccaaggccatgggtatcatgaactcctttgttaatgacatttttgagCGCATCGCAGGAGAAGCCTCCcgcctggctcactacaacaagcgctccaccatcacctcccgGGAGATCCAGACCGCTGTGCGTCTACTGCTGCCCGGTGAGCTGGCCAAGCACGCCGTGTCTGAGGGCACTAAGGCCGTCACCAAGTACACCAGCGCCAAGTAATCTGCAAATTCCTCCTTTCCGAGTTGccacaaaggctcttttaagaGCCACCCA
This genomic interval carries:
- the LOC142150268 gene encoding histone H3, which translates into the protein MARTKQTARKSTGGKAPRKQLATKAARKSAPATGGVKKPHRYRPGTVALREIRRYQKSTELLIRKLPFQRLVREIAQDFKTDLRFQSSAVMALQEASEAYLVGLFEDTNLCAIHAKRVTIMPKDIQLARRIRGERA
- the LOC142150267 gene encoding histone H1-like, whose translation is MSEPVPAAAPAPPAEAPAKSKRPKKAASAGSMKSSKASGPSVSEQIVKVAAASKERNGISLAAVKKALAAGGYDVEKNNSRLKLAIKSLVTKETLIQVKGSGASGSFKLNKKQLDSKDKAVKKAAVAKAKKVSKSPKKAPSASKSPKKAKKPAVAKKAAKSPKKPKVAVKSKKVAKSPTKKAAKPKVTKSPAKKAAKPKVAKKAAKPKVTKSPAKKAAKPKKTAPKKK
- the LOC142150270 gene encoding histone H2A type 1-like, with product MSGRGKQGGKTRAKAKTRSSRAGLQFPVGRVHRLLRKGNYAERVGAGAPVYLAAVLEYLTAEILELAGNAARDNKKTRIIPRHLQLAVRNDEELNKLLGGVTIAQGGVLPNIQAVLLPKKTESHKAAKSK